In Malus sylvestris chromosome 16, drMalSylv7.2, whole genome shotgun sequence, the following are encoded in one genomic region:
- the LOC126606514 gene encoding gibberellin 2-beta-dioxygenase 2-like: MVVAPPNPISNEKILAVDLPIIDLSAERSQVRKLIVKACEDYGFFKVINHGVPKDIISTVEEQSLSFFAKPVSEKQRAGPSDPFGYGCKNIGFSGDMGEVEYLIFNTNPISIAQRSKTISNEPTKFSSAVSGYIAAARDLACELLDLIGEGLWVPDTSVFSRLIRGVDSDSVFRLNHYPHLHNKQDFCKDKDTSPSSLSSDIGKVGFGEHSDPQILTLLRSNDVAGLQISPQDGVWVPVPSDPTAFWVNVGDVLQAMTNGRFVSVRHRALANSSKSRLSMAYFAAPSLNACLSVLPEMVTPEKPRLYKPFTWAEYKKTTFSLSLGENRLNLFRISSNDECFMD; this comes from the exons ATGGTGGTGGCACCTCCAAACCCAATTAGCAACGAAAAGATCCTGGCCGTTGATCTCCCCATCATAGACCTCTCAGCCGAGAGGTCTCAAGTGAGAAAACTCATTGTCAAAGCTTGTGAGGActatggtttcttcaaagtcatcAACCATGGCGTCCCAAAAGATATTATATCCACAGTGGAGGAGCAAAGCCTCAGCTTCTTTGCCAAACCAGTGTCCGAGAAGCAAAGAGCAGGACCTTCCGATCCCTTTGGCTATGGCTGTAAGAACATAGGCTTCAGTGGTGATATGGGAGAGGTTGAGTACCTTATTTTCAACACAAACCCAATTTCTATAGCTCAAAGATCCAAAACCATCTCAAATGAGCCTACAAAATTCAG TTCTGCAGTAAGTGGATACATTGCAGCAGCAAGGGATTTGGCATGTGAGCTTTTGGATCTGATTGGTGAGGGACTGTGGGTCCCTGACACATCAGTCTTCAGTAGGCTGATCAGGGGTGTCGACAGTGACTCCGTCTTCAGGCTCAATCACTACCCGCATCTGCACAACAAGCAGGACTTCTGCAAGGACAAGGACACGTCACCCTCCTCCTTAAGCAGCGACATCGGCAAGGTAGGGTTTGGGGAGCATTCTGACCCTCAGATCCTCACCCTCCTCAGATCCAACGACGTGGCCGGCCTCCAAATCTCTCCACAAGATGGGGTTTGGGTCCCTGTGCCCTCTGACCCTACGGCCTTTTGGGTTAATGTGGGTGACGTGTTGCAG GCCATGACAAATGGAAGATTTGTGAGCGTTAGACATAGAGCCTTAGCCAATTCATCAAAGTCTAGATTGTCAATGGCGTATTTTGCAGCTCCCTCCCTGAACGCATGTTTGAGTGTTCTTCCAGAAATGGTCACACCGGAGAAGCCTCGGCTCTACAAACCCTTCACTTGGGCTGAGTACAAGAAAACCACGTTCTCTCTAAGCCTCGGTGAAAACCGTCTTAATCTTTTCAGAATTTCTTCAAATGATGAATGCTTCATGGATTAA